ACGATTCGCCGTCCGGACCCTCAGCGCCCGCAAGCTCCCGCATACCGGTCGACTGCCAGTCGCCACCGGCGCGCCGCGCGAAAACCTCCGCTGCGGCGGGCGAAAAGCCTTCCGCCTTCGCCTCAACCAGTAGACGACCGCCTCGTCGGACCAGCGTATCGCCCGGAGTGACCACAATGGACTGTGGCGGCAGCAGATCGGGAATCAGCCAGCCACCCCAAAGGTGGCGCATGCCGTAGCCAAACAACCCGGCGCCGCCGGCGAGCAGCACCAGCAGCCCCACCACGCAGAGTCCCGCCAGCGCCGCCGGCACGTTGAGCCGTTTGCTGCTGAGCAGCGCGTCGGGCGCGTGCTCGCGTGCGATGGTCAAAGCATCATCTGCCAGCAGCGGGCGCAGCGGATTGTCCGACGGGGTTCCGGCCCAGGTTTCCAGCCGGCCATCGAAAGGCGCACGCTCTTCGAGCGCTTTGGCCTGCTCGGCGCTATCGGGGGGCCGGCGCAGCGGCCGCCACAGGAGCACGTAGCCCAGCACCGCCAGCAGCAGCACGCCGCCGATGCGAAGCGCCCCCACCTCCGCCTCCGGAAAGCCGTTGCGTACCAGCCAGAAAACCGCGAGCAGCGAGAAGCCTAAGGCCACAGCCGCCAGCACCGCCAGCCCGTCATTGCGCTGCCGGCGTCGCAGACGTTCGGCAAATTCCGTCACGTAGTGATTGAGTTTGCGCTGACTCATGCCGGTTTCCTCATGGTGTAGTTACCCAGCAGCGATTCGGCCAGCACCAGCGCCGCCAGGGCGCAGAGCAGCCAGATCGCCAGCCGGTTGTCGTTCGGTTCGTCGCTCACCGCGTCGACCGGCTGCGCGCTGCGCAGACTGCGTTGGGTCAACGCATCGCGCCAGCGGCTGATCGTCGCCTCGTCCAGAGCGACCAGATCCGATTCCCGCGGGTCGACGTTAACGGCGATGTGTCTGACCGTGCCGTCACTTCCGTGCAAGGCGTAAAAGCCGGTCTGGTCCAGCCGCACGCCCGACCTGTCCAGGCGCTGACCAAACAGATCCCCGGCTGCGCTCGGCGCGACCAGCTCGTAGCTGACGCCTTCGCGCTCGGGCAACGTGAGCAGCGTGCCAGCAACCCGTTGCCGCTCCAGCGTCCGGTGACCTGCCAGATAGTCTGCAACAACCCCGACAAACGGCACAAACGACGCCTTGGTCGGCCAGTCGTTGAAGCGACGATCGAAGCCGCCGTTTACCAGCAGCACGAGCCCGTCGCCCAGGCGATGCTCCAGCACCAGCGGCGGTCCACCCGCCAGCCAGAGTAACGGCTGATCGTCCTCCAGCGATTCCAGCGGCAGAAGCTGGCTCACCTGGATGTCGCGAAACGACAGCCGGCGATCAATCAGCGGGTGCCCCACGGCCACGCCGGTGACCGCTTGTGGATTCGCCGGGCCCTGGTCATCCGCAAGGGCCAGGTCGGTATCCGCGAGCTCGTGACCGGTCAGAGGCAGCCGGCGCAGGCCCTGCGACGCAGCAGCCGCCCCGGCCAACACGCGGCCGCCGCTTCGCACCCACGACTCCAGGGCCCGGCCCAGCCCGCTGGAGACACTGCCGAGATCCTCGATGACCAGCCACCGGTGTCTGCTGAGTCGCCGAGCGTCAAACTCAGCTGACGCTACCGGGGTGAGCTCCGCTCGCGTGCTGACAGCTGTGAGCGCTGCGCTCAGGTAGGGATTGGCCTCCTCAGCACCTGACGCGGGTCCGGCTGACAGCAGCGGAACCTGTTCCTTTGGCGACCGGTCCACCAGCAGGTGGAACTGGTTGTCCATCGTCGTTGCGCCGTCGTCCAGGGAGAGTTTGATCAGGTTTTCCTGCGGCAGCAGGTCAAGCTCGGCACGAAGCAGGCCGCTGGTCGGATCTGACGTCACCCGCAGTGGCGGCTCGTCACCCACCTGAACGAGCACCTCACCGAAGCCGTCTCCCCCCACCAGCTGCGCCGTCAGCACCTCTTCGGAAACGTTGGCAGCGCTGATCCAGGTATTGTCGGTCGCGCCGACCACCGGGTGCAGCTGAAGCTGATAGGGCGCCCGGGGCACCAGTAGAGAAAACTGTGACGGTAGCGCACTCGCCTGAAAATCGCTGACCAGATGCACCACCGCGTCCGCCGCGCTTCGGTCCAGAAAGTCGCCGAGCGAGCTGACCACCTCACCAAGATCCAGGCGGCCGGCCCCGGGCTCAAGTCGGCCAGCAGCGCCGACCAGGGCGCCGCGCGCCTGACCGAGTGGCACAGTCACCTGCAGCCCCCCCTGCGCTGCCAGGAGACCCACCGGCTGGTCGTCAGGAATGGAGGCCAGCACGCGCTCGATCGTCTCCGAAATCGCGTCGTCTAAAGCCGGTCGCTGCATGGACGCGCTCAGATCCAGCACAACCCAATGGATGGTCTCGTCTTCCCCCGCCCCGGCGCCGGCCCTTAGCTGGGGCCGGGCGAAGAGCAAGACCGCCAGCGCCAGCAGCAGAAGGCGCAGGGCCAGCAGCAGCCAATAGCGAATGCGGCGGTCGACAAACACGCGCTGGGTGGCCGCTTCCAATAGCCGAACCGAGCTGAAGGGCTCG
This sequence is a window from Pseudomonadota bacterium. Protein-coding genes within it:
- a CDS encoding VWA domain-containing protein; protein product: MNFGAPGILLGLALLGLPLWLHRLRTDSARSEPFSSVRLLEAATQRVFVDRRIRYWLLLALRLLLLALAVLLFARPQLRAGAGAGEDETIHWVVLDLSASMQRPALDDAISETIERVLASIPDDQPVGLLAAQGGLQVTVPLGQARGALVGAAGRLEPGAGRLDLGEVVSSLGDFLDRSAADAVVHLVSDFQASALPSQFSLLVPRAPYQLQLHPVVGATDNTWISAANVSEEVLTAQLVGGDGFGEVLVQVGDEPPLRVTSDPTSGLLRAELDLLPQENLIKLSLDDGATTMDNQFHLLVDRSPKEQVPLLSAGPASGAEEANPYLSAALTAVSTRAELTPVASAEFDARRLSRHRWLVIEDLGSVSSGLGRALESWVRSGGRVLAGAAAASQGLRRLPLTGHELADTDLALADDQGPANPQAVTGVAVGHPLIDRRLSFRDIQVSQLLPLESLEDDQPLLWLAGGPPLVLEHRLGDGLVLLVNGGFDRRFNDWPTKASFVPFVGVVADYLAGHRTLERQRVAGTLLTLPEREGVSYELVAPSAAGDLFGQRLDRSGVRLDQTGFYALHGSDGTVRHIAVNVDPRESDLVALDEATISRWRDALTQRSLRSAQPVDAVSDEPNDNRLAIWLLCALAALVLAESLLGNYTMRKPA